The region NNNNNNNNNNNNNNctctaagtgctggtccgaaccgagcagcctgcggggccacctcggggaaactcgaagtctggttttactcatagcttgacttatccggtgttgccctaaaaacgagatatgtccagctcctatcgggattgtcggcgcattgggcggctttgctggtcttgttttaccattgtcgaaatgtattgtaaccgggattccgagtctgatcgggtcttcctgggagaaggaatatccttcattgatcgcgagagcttatcatgggctaagttgggacacccctgcagggtttaaactttcgaaagccatgcccgcggttatgcggcagatgggaatttgttaatgtccggttgtagataacttgacatcagatccgaattaaaacgcatcaaccgtgtgtgtagccgtgatggtctcttttcggcggagtccgggaagtgaacacggttttgggttatgtttgacgtaagtaggagttcaagatcacttcttgatcattgctagcttcacgaccgttctgcttgctctcttctcgctcttatttacgtatgttagccaccatatcatgcttagtcactgctgcaacctcaccactttactccttccttcccctttaagctttgctagtcttgatacccatggtaatgggattgttgagtcctcgtggctcacatattactacaacaccatttgcaggtacaggttttgcgatgatcatgacgcgagagcgatgtttgcttgttttggagttcttcttctgcttcttcttcgatcaggggataggttccaggtcggcagcctgggctagcagggtggatgtcgtttgagtttctgtttgtgtttcatccgtagtcggatgatgctcttatgtaagatgatgttgtattcatgtggcattgtatgccttttgtatgtatccccatctattatgtaatgttcatgtaatgatatccaccttgcaaaagcgtttcaatatgcggttctatccttggtgggaccttcgagtctctttaggatagtatcgcatattgggcgtgacagctagGGCTCCTGCTATGTTCTTAGGGTTTTTTAAAACTTTTGTTAGGGTGTCATGCTCAGAAAGATGAGGCGGTGGTGactctctgaagatggaataaggtttttCCTGCCTGACCCCCATTTCGACAATGTGTTTAGCATCCTCACAAGGCATGTAGAGGTGTGTCTTTGATGGATCTCGAGGGATTCGGTCAGTGTTTGTCTTAGATGTGTTTGCTTTGATCGGGTCTTTGTTTGTTGAGACAGGGAGATTCTTTGTCCCCCTTAATGTTTAATCTAGCAGCAGATGCATTAGCTATCCTGATGGATAATGCTAGAAAGGCTAGgctgatcaaaggtttgttggctgATACTATAGAGGGGGGAGTCAATATGttacaatatgcagatgataccatctttTTGCTGCAAGATGATTATGAAAGTGCCTGCAATTTAAAATACatattatgcttatttgaacaaatgTCTGGCTTGAAGATTAATTTCCACAAAAGTGAGATATTCCTATTTGGGGCAGTTGCTGATAAAAAACAGGAATACTCCAGAATATTCACATGTCCTGTGGGAGATCTTCCTATGAGATATTTAGGCCTCCTAGTGGATAAGAAACGAATTAAGAATAAAGACTGGAAACCTTCTGAAAATAAAATGGAAGGAAAATGTGGGACTTGGCAAGGGAGGCTGTTAGCTAGTGCTGGCAGATTGACACTGATCCAATCCTCATTGACCGGGATTCCATACTTTATGATGTCATTTTATGGGTTGCATGTGGGAGTAGAAAAAAGAATGAACTTTTTCAGGGCTAGGCTATTGTGGCAAGAAAGTAATGACAAGAAAAAATATCACCTGGTAAGATGGGGAGAGGTTTGTAAACCTAAAGATATGGCTGGTTTGGGTATTCATAATCTAGCTTTTATGAATAAAGCTCTATTAtgcaaatggtggtggaagatttATAACACAGATGGGGTGTGGCAGAGGATTTTGAGACATAAATACATTAAAAAGACTTGCATCACCAGTGTGAAAAGTAGAAAAGGTGATTCACAATTTTGGGAAGAACTAATGAAACACAAAAACTTTTTATTTTCTCTGTGTAAATTTGAGATTGGAGATGGGGAAAATACCAGATTTTGGGAAGAATGGTGGATTGGACCTAAAGCTTTAAAAGATAGCTACCCAGGCATTTACAATATATGTTTTGATAAGGAAAGGTTGGTGGCTCATGTCTTGAAAAAAGGGCTTGACAAAATTAGCTTTATAAGATCGTTATGTGGGGAATCCGTGCATATGTGGGAGCACATAAAAGAGGTATATGAGAGTGTGACGCTTGATGAAACTCAAGACAAGATCAAATGTACTTTGTCTGGGGATGGTAAATACACTGTTAAAACGTGCTATAGATACTTGATCCAAGATGGGCTGCATTATCCATACAAATTCCTATGGAAAACAAAAATGCCCCCGGGGTCAAGGTCTTTTTGTGGCTATTATAGAGGAAAAGTATTCTTACCAAACAAAACTTAAAAAAAAAAGGATGGCAGGGGATACAAAATGTTCCTTTTGTGGGCGAGAGGAAGATATAGAACATTTACTTGTGCATTGCTTTGTGGCTAAAATGTTGTGGATGGTTATGAAATGCTCTTTTGACATACATGATGTTCCTGATAAAATTAATGATATATTTGGCAGATGGCTAATTTTTTTTGAGAAAATGATAAGAACCTAATGACAGTTGGTATATCGGCTATGCTTTGGACAATGTGGAAACTGAGGAATAGACTAGTCTTTGATAATCACATGGTTATTGATCCTTGTGTTCCTGTAAATTTGATCATTAGGAATTAACATGAATGGTGTGTATTGCAGAAAAACCAAGGAAGAATAGATCGCACGAAGGAGGGTGTAAATCAAGTTGAGCAGGTGGCCACGGATATTTTCAAAGCGACGCATGGATGGGCGACTGGAGTTCCAAGACTGGGAGGCTCCTGAAGATCAGACTACGCTGAAGCCTACCTTCTCTGTGCTGCCTTTTGCTCTTGTGTTTTTCTCCTTTCCGTTCCTTTTAGGTTGTGATCTGAACTTCTGGCCCATGTTGGCAGTGACTTAAATCCTTTATGTAATAGCAAGTAGAACCTTAAACGCTAGCTATGTTGGGTTTCTCCGGCGCTGTTATGCGCTGGGGATTTAGCCAATCTTGACATATTGCTGTGTGGGGGGAGGGAGGGATGGATCCCTTCTTCAACATAGCAACGTCAGATTGTTGATGCGAAGTTCGGTCCTGGAGTCTGTAAACAACTGATTTCTTTATATGAAATCGGAGAGGCAAGCTCTCTTTTATAAAAAAAAAGGTCTTTGTTTGTCTGCGTCTGTGTGTCTAtaggttggatcctttcgatctacgcttctcttcatcaACGACGGTTGTTACTCTGTGCACTGTTCCCGTTGGGCCTTTCGAGTTCCGGGCTATCTAGTATAACAAGTTTTATCCAGCTCCAATGAGTGAAGGGCGATGAAGACGGTGCGCGTTCAACTCGCTTCAGTGTTTATAGTCGTCGTTAGGTGCTATACGGTCCTGGCTGTAATTTCAGTTACTTCCTGTGTTCTTTGTATTGTCTTCATTGTTGATAATTACATTAAAAAACATCATTTTATATTAAAAAAACACATTGTCTTTATTGCTATTATCTTCAAAAATTAAGATAGCACTCCATCGGTTTTTAAATATATGACGTTTTGATAGTTTAAATTAGGTCAAATATTTAGGAGCGAAGGGAGTAGAACACATCATGTTAGGGTAACGACACGTTTTTAAGACGCAGTGCGAAATCACTAATCACGCAGTGCAGTATAAAGACACAAGAGGTAGTACAAAAAGGCCCAATGTTTCAACTAGCCGGCCGGCTTGACCCTATCACCAGCAGGCCCAGGTTTTTACTACTTGGATTTTGCTCGCTGAGTGTGAGAGGGGAGAACCAGCTCGGCCCCGATCTGACCTAAGCGCAAAGAAACAGAAACCTGGCCCATGCAGCGACTATTCCCCGCGGCGGCGGCCACcaaacgccacgccacgccacggcaAGCGCGGGCCACCGCGCGTACGGGCTGCGCCCCGGGCGCTCGGCAGCGAGATCGTGGGCGCCTCTTGTCACGAGATCGTCGGCCCCGTGGCCGTGGGAAACGGATGGATCGTTCGCGCGGCTGCTGCTTCCTGTTGCCGTGCCGAGCGGCTGATCGAGACGGCTTGTTTGATCGCGGCCGTCGCTTTCCCTCGGCCCGGCCGTTCTATCCGTCTCGTCTCGCGGTGACACCCGCTGCGTGATCGGGACGTGGAGTTGTTGTATCGTTCGAGCAACAGCCGATTTCCCGACGCTGCAAAAATTGCGCGCTCGTGCTGCCCGGGCCGGCACCCCGTACACCACAGTAGAGTTCTGGCGCCAATTTACTCCAGGTTAGTGCAGCAATACGTACTTGCGGAAACGATAAGACTGCGCCAGGAAAGCCATGGTTTCCTCGGTCCCCATGCACGAGCAATCAACGGTGGTGCATCCGTGAAAGACATGGCGCGATTAAGCGCTAGCGCTAGGCTACAAAACGTACGGTGCCACAGTAGCCGTAGCTAGCTGGACGAGGGGTACAGGTACAGTCAACAGTACTACTCACAAGCCACCAGGCGCCAGAAGCCCggtacaaggcattcaagacctcaTGGAAGCTTTGGCTTACTGTATAGCTAGATCTCTTGAGGAAAAATCCGACCACTCTATTGCGCAAATTATGGCCGACTGTATGTAGGAAAATGGCTAATTTTTCTTCAACTGATACATGCACTGAATCACATACAAGACCGGCATCACGCAAATGGGTTGATAGCTTCCAAAACACGTCTTTCCTCATCCGGAGTTGACTGATGCAATTTTTATCGGCTGAATTGTACAGGTCATTCaactttttttgcctctccagatctctaTCAACCAATGGCCCATATTTTCTTCGACACATTCTAAGACTGTAATGTCTACGTCGACGACGCCACCGAACAATGGCCAACATTACAGCTAGAACACCTAACATCCGTCGTTTCTTGATAACATAATGGACAGATTCCGTATACATCTGAATATTAGATGAAATAAATGTATAAGAAACAAGTGAGATGTACGTATATGTAGTCAGTAGAACCAATAATAGAGAGATTGTTCTATGCCAGATTTAAGGTTACATGCGTGCACACATATATGCAAATTACTGCTAGATTATTGCTCAGTAAGAGGTTTCTTCAGAACTGGAGGGTTGTAGCTTGCAATCAAGTAAAAAAAAAAGAAGCCAAATAAAAAGGAGCACTAGATGCCTTCATACTAGCAAGTTCTAATCACAAGAACAAATAAACAGAGAAGGGGGTAGCAAATCGTGGCACACATGATAGGGTAAAAATTGCAGTCTCACCTTCACGATTTCACCAGATCTGACTAGGAACTAGAAATATTGTTGGGGGAAAGAAGAATCAAAGCCAATAATCAGTTTCCCATGCGATTCCTTCTCCCCTTCTCTCAAGAAcaaaccgagagagagagagagagagagagagagagagagagagagagagagagNNNNNNNNNNNNNNNNNNNNNNNNNNNNNNNNNNNNNNNNNNNNNNNNNNNNNNNNNNNNNNNNNNNNNNNNNNNNNNNNNNNNNNNNNNNNNNNNNNNNNNNNNNNNNNNNNNNNNNNNNNNNNNNNNNNNNNNNNNNNNNNNNNNNNNNNNNNNNNNNNNNNNNNNNNNNNNNNNNNNNNNNNNNNNNNNNNNNagggtgcttggatacgttttagtcccattactaaaagtagtgggactaaaacttgctagcctcacccatgcttggatccaaatactaaagagactaaaatcaagttattgagcatttattatcctcaaaaccctccaatccagaactcgcatgtgttaaaagagaggaattaaatgaggagagagagggctaatacatattttagtaggttttctatgactaaaagattttagcctcaagactagtcctaacctctctttagtcagggatgcttggaactttagcctctaaaagagactatttttagtcagactaaaaatagtcccttggatccaagcaccccctCAGGGAAACGAGAGTGGAGGTGGAGGGGAAAGTGCTTTGCCCATATTACGGGGTATAGTAAATTGTAAGTGGGGCCATCTTGCCCAGGCAGGTTGGGGAGAGGGCCAGGCGTCCGATTTGCTACGCCTGGAGCCAGGCAACTTACCCAGGCAACTTCACCAGGCAGAAAAATCCCAGGTCACTAACCAAACACAccccaggcagattccaggcaagCTCCAGGCCAGGCAGATTGAAATGTGGACATGAACCAAACTGACCCAAAGTACACttcttcttttttgcttttttttttagAAACACTTCTTCTATTTTGCTGGAAAAAAGGTAGAGAACACTTAAGTGATGATGGGCCGGCCTGGCGAACATTTCCTGCATCCGGGCTGAAGTGAACATATCACATTGACACCAAGTGGGGGGCTTCCATCGGCCCAAACAGAAACAGATTATTCTGCAAAGTTGTTACTACTTCACTACTGCAAAGGCCACGGCCACAAACAAGCTGGATACTGGACTGCTGCACTCCATAGGTGGCGCGAAAGGAAGTGGCCTAGTGCCCATATGAATTCGTGGTAGTGCCGTTTGTCAGGCGCTCGAATTTGGCATTCCCTGACAGTATTTCCTCCACGGCTTTCTGAAAACAGAGCAACAAATCAGTGATATCCACACACACACCAAACAGAGCGTCGGTGACAGAAGTTCAAAGGAATCCACAGTAAGCTTTTTGTACCTCGATGCAGGTCAAAGTATACTGGACGTCGCTGTCTGAAATTTGGTAGTGGGTGACAAGTCTGACACTGCAAATTATGGGGGTTCAAAATGGAGGGTTAGAAGTTAGCATGAAGCATACATCATACTCTGTATGTAATAAAGCAGTGCAATTCTTTTAAATGCAGTCTGAAGTTTTAGTCAGAGAACCATGCAGGCATAATATGATGCTTATACTGAGCAGCCGAGCTTGACAATACTACTCAGCAGTAAAAAAAAATGCAGTTGAGCGAACTGAATCGAACCTCTTGGAGCTTGCTGGCATTGCAAGCACATTGCGCTGTTCCAGGACTTGACACAGTTTATCAGGTGTTATGCGTGGATCCGCGATATCAAAGAATACCTAGAGAATACGCCTCCCAAGGTTACAAATATGATATTTAAAGGCGACATATTTCAAAACCAATAGATGGACTTGTAGGCTAACCATATTGGTCTCCACTGAAGCTAAATCAACTGTAATCTGTTTAATTTTCTTCAGACCATCTGAACAATTGGACAAGACAAGCAAATTCAGGGTTGTATGACTTGTGATATGAATAGAAGAAGTGCGAATCCACATGGAAAGGACGATATGAAACCTGCTAAAACTTTGGCCTTCGTATGGTCATCGGCGAGCTTGCCTACCGTGTCGCGAACCGCAACATAGGCAGCAGCACAGAGAATTCCTACCTGCCTCATTCCACCACCAAGTGTCTTCCTAAGAATTTTAGCCTGAAAGTATTCTTCAGATTAACATTAAGAACATGTTCTCTTAAGCAGCTTAAAGTTAGTAAGTAGAATATCCATCGTCACCTTGTCTATGAAGGCCTTCGAACCAACGATAACTGATCCGACAGGAGCACCCAAACCTTTGGATAGGCATACCTGCATTTTGACGTTTAACAGAGAACTACAGTCACACATCCTATATTTGTGTAGCCCATTCTTATGTGGGTTGCATAATGTAGCAAATTGATACGTACAGAAACTGAATCAGCAGCTCTCACAAGTCTATTAACTGGAACTCCAAGTGCCTGACATGACGACAGTGATGGAAAATGTCAGGAGAAGATACGCATACTTCGCACTTAGTCATGCCGGTTTGTTGATCACACACTACTTACCACGGAAGCGTTAAAAATACGAGCTCCGTCGATATGAAGCTTCAAGCCATGGCTTTGAGCAACCTCACCAACCTTGTCGGTGTACTCTACAGACAGACACTTCCCACCAGTGCTGCAGCAACAAGAAGAAAATTATGAACCAGACTCAGGTAAAAACACAACTGGCCATTCTGATCAGTAACATCAGCGACATGCATCAGAGAGCATCAGAGCAACTCACTTTCCGTGTGTGTTCTCCAAGCAGATGAGCCTGGTGGTGGGATAATACATCGCCCCGTCCCGATGCCTGATGGCGGCAACGATCTTGTCGATGTCCATGGTGCCGTCAGGGTTGTTGGGCACGGTCCTGGGGTGGACGCCGCCGAGGGTGGAGATGCCTCCGTTCTCGTAGATGTGGATGTGGGAGTTGTCCCCGAGGATGACCTCGCTGCCCCTGGTGTCGCAGTGCGCGAGGACGGAGACGAGGTTGCCCATGGTGCCCGACGGCACGAACAGGGCGGCCTCCTTGCCCATGATCCTGGCCATCTCCGCCTCGAAGCGCTGCGCGGTCGGGTCCGCGCCCAggacgtcgtcgtccacctccgCTGCGGCCATGGCGGCACGCATGGCCTCCGATGGCTTGGTGACCGTGTCGGAGCGGAGGTCCACCACCTTGGTCACCATCCTGCCTGTGTGGCTGTAGCTGGAGCTCACGCTTCAGCAGGATCACGTACGACTCGGGACCTAGAATGATCGATACGAAGCGTTCTGTTAGCAGCGCACCGTACATAAACCCAGGACGCACCAGTGAGTGGTGCAATTTTTCGTTCGGTAACAAAACAAAAAATTTCATGCCAAATCAACATCTTGCAAGCTGTCAACTAATCAACTCCCACACGGAAAACCAAAAGGAGACGTCATTTTTTTTCATTGCACAGGAGTGCCCGGAACTTGGCACGCAATGGGCAGACACGGCCTCCACGGCTCCACACGCACACACGCCAAATGTGTGCAGGTGCAACCAGGAAGGATACATACAACTCTATCCGTCCAACAACCACAAGCTTTGgcgcctttttggggaccatgctgatgcatgtcacgcaTTTCCTCTGAGATTTTTGAGAAACGGCGAAAGGATAAACACCCACACGGCGGCTCCAAGAAGAATGGAACTGTCGTCGGGGGTGGAAGGGAAGGGGCAAATTAACATGGCACCGCGCATCGCAGGGTATCGTCGTTCAGAAACAACAGATGTTTTAATGTTTATGTTTAGCAATCGCCTACTCCTATATATACAGGAGTACATCCTTTTCGAAAATATATACAGTACATGGCACGAAACGAGGAGGATAGGAGACGAGTGCACGCGCGTTCATCATCAATCCGTAATAAAACAGTGAATAAAAATTggtagaagaggatgaagagggggATCTGAGGAACTGAGGCGCACCAGAATCCGTGGAGGGGATGGAGCCCGAGCCGAGGCGGATGGGAATGGCGGGCGAGAGAAGAGTTGAGTGGAGAGTGGAGTGGTGGTCTGTCTGGCTTCGGAGCTGGCCTTGGCCGCTGCGGAGTCGTCCTTTATACATGACGACGAGGGTTGGGCGGGGCGCCGCCTGCGTGATCAGCCACGCCCGCCTCTTGACCACTCGTTGTCACGTGCCCGCGGGCGCCTCCACGTAGGACAGCGCTGGGCCGTTGCTTTTCTTGGCCGCCTCCTTCCATCCAGCTGTGGGTGATGTACACTTGACCTAGTAGAATCCTAGTAGTAGATGCGTCACGTCCTCCAGCTCCAATGGTACCGGAAAAGGGAAGAGACCAAGCAAATCAGCCTAGTCCCTGCTGTGCAAATTGGCTGGGACGACGCCTAAATAAAAATCCAGTACCGAATGGTCTGCATCGGCCTACTCAACTCACACAAGGATACCAAGTGGCAGAATAAGAATATTCACTACGCAAACGCCGCCAACCAGATCTCGTCTCTCGTTCGAGTTTGTACACTTGCACCGTGGAAATGTTCGCTGAAAGAGGCACGCACTTGATTCTGTACGTACGCATTTCACCTTTCGATCGGTCTAGCAGCGACACATGTTACATGTGTGGCAAGTTGCAAGCAAGGCTCTGGCTTCACTGGAGGCTATCTTCCACAGCTCATCCATATGCGTCGAGACAGAATTCTGCAAGACTCTCGCACTTGTCCCGTAGCATGCATTGTCGAAAGTGTATGGTCTCAGAATACAAGTTGGTTTTGGTGGCCTCGCTTGCGACCGGGggtcctagctagctagctaggccaCTAGATATTTGCCTTGCATTTCACAAAGTGGCTGCCGAGAATGCAAAAGGTAACTAACAACGTACGGTGCAGCTGATGAATTGTCGTTATCACACCAAGTGACCAAACCAAAAACGCGCACAAGAGTGGACGTATGTTTTTCTCTCTCTTCTTGCCatcttgatgatgatgatgtgagcTCAATCGCTGGTGCTGAGTAGCTTCACTGCTGGCGGATAGAGTTGGGCTGGACGACCCGTGCACGGCCGCCTCCTGCATGTCCAGTACCGGATCAGCCTTTTGAATCAGCATGATGCAACCGCGTGCTTCTTTGCTTTGGCTGGTTCCTGGTTCCTGCGAAACACTCGTGAATCGTGCTGGTGCCGTCTGATGCAAGTGTCGTGCTAGGTTCACTAGTGTACGTGGACTCTCCATCCAAGCACATCTGCTCCTTTTTTCCTACGAAAATCACTTGGATCTTTAACCAACCAGCGGTACAAACACCCCCAAAATAAACAAACACCCCTGAAAAATAAAGAAATTACATCAAAGTTTCTCGGGACTGGCAGTCTTCATCCTTCAGATGGGCGATGCCACGCGCCCACACCGCAGCATGCTACATCGACggtggagccagcctgtcgttgttgATCATGGACAAAAAGTTATCAACACTTTGGTTCTGCTGGATCAATGCACTGTTGAAGAAGACAAGGTTGAAGGACCAAACTGCAAAAAAAGCCGCCAACACTGACGCACCAGTAAACCCGACAAACCATGAGCTTCGTGGTCATAAGGACATCTCCGAGGAGGACCCTCAAAACGCCCACAACCGTCCGAACCGAGTTATCTAGACACAGTTTGTCATCTAACGTGGTACCACATCGGTCCGCGGACTAACCCGATTGTCTGAAACCCGAAAACCGGACGTGAACAGAGGGGAGCTATGCAGGAGTCTAGACCGCCGCCACGTAGGATCCGGACACTCCCGGCCCACTAAAATCCCCTTCCCGGTCCAATTCTCTTCCACTTCACCCCTACTCCCCCCTTCTTTGCATCTCCACCCTCCtcacccggcgtcgccatggcaccACTTCTGCTGCTGCCCAGGCATCCTCACACGTCCACAACCCCCACCGACGCCCCTGCCCCGCCTTGGACTACGCCGCCGTCCACCCAGGATCCATCCGTAGCCAGGTACTCTCCGCCCCATGCCAATGCCATCCATGGTGGACACCTCCCCAACAGGCGTTCGGTTAAATGTCGTAGAGATTTTTTATTGAACTTCTCATGGTTTACAAGAGTAAGCACGATGGCAGGGTACTCGGTGGtcgaggatgagttgttgtgcgatgcaTGGAAGGTTGTATCTGCATACTTTGTAGGCAGCAAACAAGGAGGGTCGATGTTTTGGCAAAACGCGGGTGCTTTGTTTCTAGAGTAAAAGCACTAGGCGCCCTATGATTTGCACTTGATCCATGATCCCAATGTGAAGTCGCTAGCCCATCGGTGATACACCATTTCCAACACTGTCATGAAGTTTGATGGTGTGGCTACACGAGTGGAGAGAATGTGGCCATGAGGCTCGACAACTATGGAGATCTTAAGTTTTTCTTTTGTTGCTCTATATTTTGGTCAATTCATTG is a window of Triticum dicoccoides isolate Atlit2015 ecotype Zavitan chromosome 2B, WEW_v2.0, whole genome shotgun sequence DNA encoding:
- the LOC119365006 gene encoding probable low-specificity L-threonine aldolase 1, whose protein sequence is MVTKVVDLRSDTVTKPSEAMRAAMAAAEVDDDVLGADPTAQRFEAEMARIMGKEAALFVPSGTMGNLVSVLAHCDTRGSEVILGDNSHIHIYENGGISTLGGVHPRTVPNNPDGTMDIDKIVAAIRHRDGAMYYPTTRLICLENTHGNTGGKCLSVEYTDKVGEVAQSHGLKLHIDGARIFNASVALGVPVNRLVRAADSVSVCLSKGLGAPVGSVIVGSKAFIDKAKILRKTLGGGMRQVGILCAAAYVAVRDTVGKLADDHTKAKVLADGLKKIKQITVDLASVETNMVFFDIADPRITPDKLCQVLEQRNVLAMPASSKSVRLVTHYQISDSDVQYTLTCIEKAVEEILSGNAKFERLTNGTTTNSYGH